The uncultured Desulfuromonas sp. genome has a segment encoding these proteins:
- the gloB gene encoding hydroxyacylglutathione hydrolase: MVEITLLQAHDDNYIYMISDGDTTIAIDPGEAEPVLTYLQQHDRSLSLVLNTHMHQDHCGGNLILKRETGCHIAGGDERIAGVDRLLQEDSVLPGLPWPLQVMHTPGHTRGDCCYYLPESEALFCGDTLFSGGCGRVFEGTMEQLYRSLQKIAVLPETTRLYCGHEYTEDNYRFAASIEPGSATVHDKLSRVHYLRSHGKPTLPVSLAEELLCNPFLRCEEKGLLRALKMEQASAVDVFSNLRQRKNRF, encoded by the coding sequence ATGGTTGAGATCACCTTGCTTCAGGCCCATGATGATAACTACATCTATATGATCAGCGACGGTGACACCACCATTGCCATTGATCCCGGCGAAGCCGAGCCGGTACTCACCTATCTGCAACAGCACGACCGCTCCCTGTCCCTGGTTCTCAACACCCACATGCACCAGGATCACTGCGGCGGCAACCTGATCCTCAAGCGCGAGACCGGCTGCCATATTGCCGGTGGTGATGAACGCATTGCCGGCGTTGACCGCCTGCTGCAGGAAGACAGTGTCCTGCCCGGTCTGCCGTGGCCGCTGCAGGTGATGCATACGCCCGGCCACACCCGTGGCGATTGCTGCTACTACCTTCCCGAGAGTGAAGCACTTTTTTGCGGCGATACCCTGTTCAGCGGTGGCTGCGGGCGGGTGTTTGAAGGCACCATGGAACAGCTCTACCGCAGCCTGCAAAAGATTGCTGTGCTGCCGGAAACAACCCGCCTGTACTGCGGCCACGAATACACGGAGGACAACTACCGTTTTGCTGCCAGCATTGAACCCGGTTCGGCCACCGTCCATGACAAACTGTCCCGGGTGCACTATTTGCGCAGTCACGGTAAGCCGACTCTGCCGGTAAGTCTGGCCGAAGAATTGCTGTGTAATCCATTTCTGCGCTGTGAGGAAAAGGGCTTGCTGCGGGCGCTGAAAATGGAGCAGGCCTCGGCGGTTGATGTGTTCAGTAACTTGCGCCAACGTAAAAATCGCTTTTAA